In one window of uncultured Draconibacterium sp. DNA:
- a CDS encoding altronate dehydratase family protein, with product MADYIKINPTDNVIIALKDFTAGEIIKVDGQELTLVGDVPKGHKMALVAIAENENIIKYGAPIGHATQAIEAGEHIHVQNLKTNLSGTINYSFDQKLNELAVAERELTFEGYKRDNGKVGIRNELWIVPTVGCVNGQAQQIIDLFKQEVNPTDIDGVEVFKHSYGCSQLGDDHVNTQKALADVINHPNAGGVFVLGLGCENNQIDHLKKFIGDYDESRVRFLASQDVEDEVETGLEILKEIYEVMHTDQREAVPLSELNIGLKCGGSDGFSGITANPLVGAFSDFLVAQGGTTILTEVPEMFGAETLLMERAQNKAVFDKTVSLINDFKDYYLQHNLPVYENPSPGNKKGGISTLEDKSLGCTQKGGTATVVDVLKYAEPLKTKGLNLLSAPGNDLVAASALGFSGCQMVLFTTGRGTPFGSFVPTMKISTNSDLFNKKKNWIDFNAGTLLEGKTMDELLEDFVQFIIEVASGKKLNHEKTGFKEIAIFKTGVTL from the coding sequence ATGGCAGACTACATTAAAATAAATCCAACCGACAATGTGATCATCGCCTTAAAAGATTTTACGGCAGGTGAAATCATTAAGGTTGACGGACAGGAACTGACGCTTGTTGGTGATGTTCCGAAAGGCCACAAAATGGCACTTGTTGCAATTGCCGAAAACGAGAATATTATCAAATATGGTGCGCCGATTGGTCATGCTACACAAGCCATCGAAGCCGGAGAACACATACATGTTCAGAACCTGAAAACAAATCTTTCGGGCACCATCAATTATTCTTTCGATCAGAAATTGAACGAACTGGCCGTTGCTGAACGGGAGCTTACTTTCGAGGGCTACAAACGTGACAATGGCAAGGTGGGAATCCGCAACGAACTGTGGATTGTGCCTACAGTTGGTTGTGTGAACGGACAGGCGCAGCAGATCATCGATTTGTTTAAGCAGGAAGTAAATCCTACAGATATTGATGGGGTAGAAGTGTTTAAACACAGCTATGGCTGCTCGCAGTTGGGCGACGATCATGTGAATACGCAAAAAGCATTGGCTGATGTGATCAATCACCCGAATGCCGGTGGTGTTTTTGTGTTGGGTTTGGGGTGCGAAAATAACCAGATCGATCACCTGAAAAAATTTATTGGCGATTACGACGAAAGCCGTGTTCGCTTTTTAGCATCGCAGGATGTTGAAGATGAAGTGGAAACCGGACTGGAGATTTTGAAAGAAATCTACGAGGTGATGCACACTGACCAACGCGAAGCTGTTCCGTTGTCGGAGTTGAATATTGGATTAAAATGTGGTGGCTCGGATGGTTTTTCAGGAATTACTGCCAATCCGCTGGTAGGTGCTTTCTCCGATTTTTTGGTGGCGCAGGGTGGAACTACTATTCTTACCGAAGTGCCTGAAATGTTTGGTGCCGAAACCTTGCTGATGGAGCGTGCTCAAAACAAAGCGGTGTTTGACAAAACGGTGAGCCTGATCAATGATTTTAAGGATTATTATCTGCAACATAATTTGCCGGTTTACGAAAATCCGTCTCCGGGAAATAAAAAGGGCGGTATTTCAACCCTCGAAGATAAATCGCTGGGATGTACCCAAAAGGGGGGTACTGCAACAGTGGTCGACGTGTTAAAATATGCAGAGCCTTTAAAAACAAAAGGATTAAATTTATTGTCGGCACCGGGAAACGATTTGGTAGCTGCATCGGCACTCGGATTTAGCGGTTGCCAGATGGTACTGTTTACAACAGGGCGCGGAACACCGTTTGGCAGTTTTGTGCCTACCATGAAAATTTCTACCAATTCCGATTTATTCAACAAAAAGAAAAACTGGATAGATTTTAACGCCGGCACTTTGCTCGAGGGCAAAACGATGGACGAGCTTTTGGAAGACTTTGTTCAGTTTATCATTGAAGTTGCCAGTGGCAAAAAGTTAAACCATGAAAAAACCGGGTTTAAAGAAATTGCCATTTTTAAAACAGGCGTAACGCTTTAG
- a CDS encoding four helix bundle protein: MKNYPHSSFFDFESLELYKKSLDFTDFVYDLIIRFPKEERFELGSQFNRAATSISLNIAEGYGESIPLSLRYLRIVRGSIRECLACSTIAFRRNYIDEQKYMESRTYLTELSKLAAGYKKFLNRKLNK, from the coding sequence ATGAAAAATTATCCTCATTCCAGTTTCTTCGATTTCGAATCGTTGGAGTTGTACAAAAAATCACTCGATTTCACTGATTTTGTTTACGATTTAATAATCCGGTTTCCCAAAGAAGAAAGGTTTGAATTGGGAAGCCAATTCAACCGAGCAGCTACTTCAATTTCACTAAATATTGCGGAAGGATATGGTGAGAGTATTCCATTGTCTTTAAGATATTTGCGTATTGTGCGTGGTTCAATTCGCGAATGTTTAGCTTGTTCAACAATAGCCTTCAGAAGAAATTACATTGATGAACAGAAATATATGGAGTCAAGAACTTACCTTACCGAATTATCGAAATTAGCGGCCGGATACAAGAAATTTTTAAATAGGAAACTGAATAAATAA
- a CDS encoding PEP/pyruvate-binding domain-containing protein — MDIDNTSLTTIYKKRKNDRDIFQELMPTKVKEVLLVATLYDSYSIVREGQFSDKIFGEYLQLNLYAAPRFTSVHTKEEALLILQHRDFDLIIVMAGMDKNTPVETARAIRDIRPKVPLLLLVNNNADLRFFQTERRKLDFIDRIFVWNGNSNVFMAMIKYIEDKSNVARDTQNGSVRVILLVEDSIQYYSRYLPMLFTTVMTQTQVLVNEDATDELHKILRMRARPKVILVDNYEEAVKFINSYRRYMLCVISDVKFEKNGVEDEDAGIDLLKFTQSTRKFPIPLLLQSHDISNAQRAKEVGADFINKNSESLSMDIFNFLYRRLGFGNFVFKGMDGLPIAQAKNLVEFQEKFRDIPEESLQYHGSRNSFSTWLMARGEINLAELLMPIQLSDFDSPEELRKFCLDSFRKVRFERLRGTIVNFDSEFVSSSRFIVRMAKGSLGGKGRGIAFICNFIENIDFSKLISEMNIRIPSTSIIGALEFDKFIETNNLYDDIYSFNDYSAIRKHFLESEFDDKIRKRLMEYLKKIKRPLAVRSSGLFEDSLLQPFSGVYATYLIPNNHPDLMVRYQHLETAIKLVYSSIFTESAQAYFDAVNYKIEEEKMAVVIQEVIGHEYNDKYYPTLSGVAQSYNYYPIAYMEPEDGFSVAAVGLGMYVVGGENSFRFCPKYPNLNASSLKDQLRDTQKQFYAIDLSNPDFDLASDGEDAAIKKYRIKEAEKDGTLEHSASTYLIENDDLIPGIQGPGPKVIDFANILKYNHLPLADVLQLLLKLFKEAMGSPVEIEYALDLEPAENGKPTLYLLQIKPLIRIEEQVEVDIEMVDEDKVFMYAEHGMGNGKIKDIYDVVYVDPDKFDKMKTKQMAQEISKLNDWFEKEGRSYILIGPGRWGSRDPYTGIPVLWANISKAKIIVEMGLPDFPLDASLGSHFFHNVTSMNVGYFSVPHNSRKAKLKMEALKKQEVLRETEFIKHVHFDKPLTILMNGRDRRVLIHC, encoded by the coding sequence ATGGACATCGACAATACATCTCTAACTACCATTTACAAAAAGCGCAAAAACGACCGCGATATTTTCCAGGAATTAATGCCCACCAAAGTAAAAGAAGTGCTGCTGGTGGCCACACTTTACGACTCGTATTCCATTGTGCGCGAGGGCCAGTTTAGCGATAAAATATTTGGCGAATACCTGCAGTTAAACCTCTACGCAGCACCACGTTTTACCAGTGTGCACACAAAAGAAGAGGCTTTGCTGATTTTGCAACATCGCGATTTCGATTTGATCATTGTGATGGCCGGTATGGACAAGAATACGCCGGTTGAAACAGCCCGCGCTATCCGGGATATACGACCAAAAGTGCCTTTGCTGTTGTTGGTGAATAATAATGCCGATCTGCGTTTCTTCCAGACCGAGCGCCGAAAACTTGATTTTATCGACCGCATTTTTGTGTGGAACGGGAACTCAAATGTTTTTATGGCCATGATCAAATACATCGAGGACAAGAGCAACGTAGCCCGCGATACTCAAAATGGTAGTGTGCGAGTAATCTTGCTGGTTGAGGACAGCATTCAATACTACTCGCGGTACCTGCCGATGCTTTTCACCACGGTAATGACGCAGACACAGGTGTTGGTGAACGAAGATGCCACAGACGAGCTGCATAAAATATTACGTATGCGGGCGCGGCCAAAAGTAATATTGGTTGACAACTACGAGGAGGCCGTGAAATTTATAAACAGCTATCGGCGTTACATGCTGTGTGTAATTTCGGATGTAAAATTTGAAAAAAATGGCGTAGAAGACGAAGATGCCGGTATTGATCTGCTGAAGTTTACCCAATCTACGCGAAAATTTCCTATTCCCTTATTACTGCAATCGCACGATATTTCCAATGCACAACGCGCAAAAGAGGTGGGTGCTGATTTTATCAATAAAAACTCGGAGAGTTTGTCGATGGATATTTTTAATTTCCTGTATCGGCGCCTGGGATTCGGAAACTTTGTTTTTAAAGGTATGGATGGTTTACCCATTGCACAGGCAAAAAACCTGGTGGAGTTCCAGGAGAAATTCAGAGATATTCCCGAAGAATCGTTGCAATATCACGGAAGCAGAAACTCTTTTTCCACCTGGCTAATGGCGCGTGGCGAAATTAATCTGGCCGAGTTGCTGATGCCGATTCAGCTTTCCGATTTTGATTCGCCCGAAGAGCTGAGAAAATTTTGCCTCGATAGTTTCAGAAAGGTTCGCTTTGAACGTTTGCGTGGTACCATTGTAAATTTCGACTCGGAGTTTGTGTCGTCGAGCCGGTTTATTGTGCGTATGGCAAAAGGTTCGCTGGGAGGCAAGGGGAGAGGTATTGCTTTTATCTGCAATTTTATCGAGAACATCGACTTTTCGAAACTCATCTCTGAAATGAACATTCGTATTCCTTCAACATCGATAATTGGTGCGCTGGAGTTTGATAAGTTTATTGAAACCAATAACCTTTACGACGATATTTATTCCTTCAACGATTACAGTGCTATACGGAAACATTTCCTCGAATCGGAGTTCGATGATAAGATCAGGAAAAGGCTGATGGAATACCTTAAAAAGATAAAAAGGCCACTGGCAGTGCGCTCGTCGGGATTGTTCGAAGATTCGTTGCTGCAACCTTTTTCGGGTGTTTACGCCACCTACCTCATTCCGAATAATCATCCCGACCTGATGGTGCGTTACCAACACCTGGAAACGGCCATTAAACTGGTTTACTCGAGTATTTTTACCGAATCGGCACAGGCGTATTTCGATGCAGTAAACTACAAAATTGAAGAGGAAAAAATGGCGGTGGTCATTCAGGAAGTAATTGGCCACGAGTACAACGATAAATATTACCCCACACTTTCCGGGGTGGCGCAGTCGTACAATTATTACCCCATTGCCTACATGGAGCCCGAAGATGGTTTTTCGGTAGCGGCCGTTGGGCTTGGAATGTATGTTGTTGGTGGCGAAAATTCATTCCGTTTTTGTCCGAAATATCCAAACCTGAATGCTTCGTCGTTAAAAGATCAGTTGCGCGATACGCAGAAACAGTTTTATGCCATCGATCTTTCAAATCCTGACTTTGATTTGGCAAGCGACGGCGAAGATGCAGCCATAAAAAAATACCGCATAAAAGAAGCCGAAAAAGACGGAACGCTGGAGCATTCGGCATCAACGTATCTGATTGAAAATGACGATCTGATACCGGGAATTCAGGGGCCCGGGCCAAAAGTGATTGATTTTGCCAATATATTAAAGTACAATCATTTGCCGCTTGCCGATGTGCTGCAGCTACTGCTAAAACTGTTTAAGGAAGCCATGGGATCGCCGGTGGAGATTGAATATGCCCTGGATCTGGAGCCGGCAGAAAACGGTAAGCCAACGCTTTATCTATTGCAGATTAAACCGCTAATCCGCATCGAGGAACAGGTGGAAGTGGATATTGAAATGGTGGATGAAGACAAAGTTTTTATGTATGCCGAGCACGGAATGGGCAATGGTAAAATAAAAGACATTTACGATGTGGTTTATGTCGATCCGGATAAGTTCGACAAAATGAAAACCAAACAAATGGCGCAGGAGATCAGTAAATTAAACGACTGGTTTGAGAAAGAAGGCCGTTCGTATATTCTCATCGGGCCGGGGCGCTGGGGATCGCGCGATCCGTATACCGGAATCCCGGTGTTGTGGGCAAACATCTCGAAAGCCAAAATAATTGTAGAAATGGGCTTGCCCGATTTTCCGCTCGATGCTTCGCTGGGCTCACACTTTTTCCACAATGTAACGTCAATGAATGTGGGCTACTTTTCGGTGCCGCATAATTCGCGTAAGGCAAAACTAAAAATGGAGGCTTTGAAAAAGCAGGAAGTACTTCGGGAAACCGAATTTATAAAACATGTGCACTTTGATAAACCGCTTACCATTTTAATGAACGGTCGAGACCGGCGTGTTTTGATTCATTGTTAA
- a CDS encoding tagaturonate reductase has product MKKLNRTNATETSSYPTRILQFGEGNFLRAFTDWIVDKMNKEIGFNAGVDVVQPLPNGMVDMLKDQDGLYHVYLKGIKNGKPVTEFSLIDCINKGINPYSEFESYKESILNPDLRFVFSNTTEAGISWEESDTLDMTPQNSFPAKVAAMLYMRYNEFNGDKSKGLIFFACELIDRNGDMLKKFVLQHAEKWNLGDDFINWVNEACCFCSTLVDRIVPGFPRDEIKEIQEELGYEDNLVVVGEYFHLWVIEAPEWVQDEFPAEKAGLEVKFVKDMKRFREQKVQVLNGCHTGSYAVSYLSGIETVRDAYENLEVGSFMKELVYDEVLTVLDGTEKELKKFANKILERFANPFIRHQWQSIALNAMSKWETRNLPSLINFEQKHGMLPQKLVFSLAAMIAYFKGEANGEAYNVQDDEWIVDFYKEAWAECDGRPISIYNLCEKVLSLDKVWKQNLNDIPNLTITVSHYLFLITQVGMKKAVKAVLSEDNPLMQITIDKMSN; this is encoded by the coding sequence ATGAAGAAATTAAATCGTACGAATGCAACTGAAACCAGTAGTTACCCAACACGCATACTTCAGTTTGGAGAAGGAAATTTTTTACGTGCTTTTACCGACTGGATCGTTGATAAAATGAACAAAGAGATCGGTTTTAACGCCGGTGTTGATGTGGTTCAGCCGCTGCCAAACGGTATGGTTGATATGCTAAAGGATCAGGACGGGCTTTACCACGTTTACCTGAAAGGTATTAAAAACGGAAAGCCGGTAACCGAATTTTCGCTGATTGACTGTATCAATAAAGGAATTAATCCATACAGCGAGTTTGAATCGTACAAAGAAAGTATTCTGAATCCCGATCTTCGTTTTGTGTTTTCGAATACTACCGAAGCCGGTATCAGCTGGGAAGAAAGCGATACGCTGGATATGACTCCACAGAATTCGTTTCCGGCAAAAGTGGCTGCCATGTTATACATGCGCTACAACGAATTTAATGGTGACAAATCAAAAGGTTTGATCTTTTTTGCCTGCGAGCTGATCGACCGTAATGGCGATATGCTCAAGAAATTTGTATTGCAACATGCCGAAAAATGGAATCTTGGCGACGATTTTATCAACTGGGTAAACGAAGCCTGTTGTTTCTGCAGCACGTTGGTTGACCGTATTGTACCGGGCTTCCCCCGCGATGAGATCAAAGAAATTCAGGAGGAGCTGGGTTACGAAGATAACCTGGTTGTAGTTGGCGAATATTTCCACTTGTGGGTAATTGAAGCGCCGGAATGGGTGCAGGACGAATTTCCTGCGGAAAAAGCCGGTTTGGAAGTGAAGTTTGTAAAAGACATGAAACGTTTCCGCGAGCAAAAAGTACAGGTGCTGAATGGTTGCCACACCGGAAGTTATGCGGTGTCGTACCTTAGTGGTATTGAAACCGTTCGCGATGCCTATGAAAACCTTGAGGTGGGAAGTTTTATGAAGGAACTGGTTTACGACGAGGTGTTGACGGTTCTGGATGGAACTGAAAAGGAACTGAAGAAATTTGCCAACAAGATTTTGGAGCGTTTTGCCAATCCGTTTATTCGTCACCAGTGGCAAAGTATTGCCTTAAATGCGATGTCGAAATGGGAAACACGGAACCTGCCGTCACTGATTAACTTCGAACAAAAACACGGCATGTTACCACAAAAACTGGTCTTCTCACTGGCTGCCATGATCGCTTATTTTAAAGGTGAGGCCAATGGTGAAGCCTACAATGTTCAGGATGATGAATGGATCGTTGATTTCTACAAAGAAGCCTGGGCTGAATGCGACGGTCGTCCGATTTCAATCTACAATTTGTGCGAAAAAGTATTGAGCCTTGATAAAGTTTGGAAACAAAACCTGAATGATATTCCAAACCTGACGATTACCGTTAGTCACTACCTGTTTCTGATCACACAGGTAGGTATGAAAAAAGCGGTTAAAGCGGTGTTGAGCGAAGATAATCCGCTGATGCAGATAACCATTGATAAGATGAGCAATTAA
- a CDS encoding FAD-dependent oxidoreductase — translation MKTKHLVTFFVSFIFLFISCQTKQEVSQTNADIVIYGGTSAAVTAAVQLAKMNKSVIIVCPDKHLGGLTSSGLGFTDTGNKSVIGGLAREFYQRVYSHYQTEEAWQWEKREEYGNTGQGTPAIDGDKRTMWIFEPHVAEQVFEDFISENNIRVVRDRWLDRENGVEKQNGKIVSITMLNGEKYTAKIFIDATYEGDLMAAAGVNYHLGREANDVYNEQWNGIQTGVLHHGHHFGSMNISPYVVPDNPASGVLPLISTDDPGKKGDGDERIQAYCFRMCLTKVPDNRVPIEQPENYDPAQYELLVRVLNHRWRETFNKFDPIPNHKTDVNNHGPFSFDNIGMNYDYPEASYERRSEIIREHENYQKGLLYFYATDPRIPAEIQTEMKQWGLAKDEFTDNENWPHQIYVREARRMIGEFVMTENEVLGKSQVPYSIGMGSYTMDSHNTQRYITPEGFVQNEGDIGVHPHLPYQIALGSILPKQEECENLLVPVAVSSSHIAFGSIRMEPVFMILGQSAALLAGMALEEETPIHALQYEEIKSKLEAAGQVLEHQEIE, via the coding sequence ATGAAAACTAAACATCTCGTAACCTTTTTCGTAAGCTTTATATTTTTGTTTATTAGTTGCCAAACCAAACAAGAGGTTTCCCAAACAAATGCTGATATTGTAATATACGGTGGCACTTCCGCGGCTGTGACCGCTGCTGTTCAGTTGGCAAAAATGAATAAATCGGTTATAATTGTTTGCCCCGATAAACATCTGGGTGGACTAACATCGAGTGGACTTGGATTTACCGACACCGGAAATAAAAGTGTAATTGGCGGACTGGCAAGAGAATTTTATCAGCGTGTGTATTCGCATTACCAAACCGAGGAAGCCTGGCAATGGGAAAAGCGCGAAGAATATGGCAATACCGGGCAAGGCACACCGGCAATTGATGGCGATAAACGTACCATGTGGATTTTTGAACCACATGTGGCCGAGCAGGTTTTTGAGGATTTTATCAGCGAGAACAATATTCGCGTTGTCAGAGATCGTTGGCTCGACCGTGAGAATGGTGTGGAAAAACAAAACGGCAAAATCGTTTCCATTACCATGCTGAACGGCGAAAAGTACACTGCAAAAATATTTATCGATGCTACTTACGAAGGTGATTTAATGGCGGCTGCCGGGGTGAATTACCACCTTGGCCGCGAAGCAAACGATGTGTACAACGAGCAATGGAATGGAATACAAACGGGCGTCCTTCATCACGGACACCATTTCGGCAGCATGAATATAAGTCCTTATGTTGTGCCCGATAATCCGGCAAGTGGCGTTTTGCCCCTTATTTCAACCGACGATCCGGGGAAAAAAGGAGATGGCGATGAACGTATCCAGGCCTATTGTTTCAGGATGTGCCTAACAAAAGTTCCGGATAACCGTGTTCCTATCGAACAACCTGAAAATTACGATCCCGCACAATACGAACTGCTGGTTAGGGTGTTAAACCACAGATGGCGCGAAACATTTAATAAATTCGATCCGATTCCGAACCACAAGACTGATGTAAACAATCACGGGCCATTTAGTTTCGATAATATCGGCATGAACTACGACTACCCCGAAGCAAGCTACGAACGGCGGTCAGAGATTATTCGCGAGCACGAAAACTACCAGAAAGGACTGCTTTATTTTTATGCGACCGATCCACGAATTCCTGCCGAAATACAAACTGAAATGAAACAATGGGGTTTGGCAAAAGATGAATTCACCGATAACGAAAACTGGCCTCACCAGATTTATGTACGCGAAGCCCGCCGAATGATTGGCGAATTTGTAATGACCGAGAATGAAGTGCTGGGAAAATCGCAGGTTCCCTACTCTATTGGGATGGGGTCATACACTATGGACTCACACAATACACAACGATACATAACACCCGAAGGCTTTGTACAAAACGAAGGCGACATTGGTGTTCACCCGCATTTGCCTTATCAAATTGCACTGGGATCGATCCTTCCAAAACAGGAAGAATGTGAAAATTTACTGGTCCCGGTTGCTGTTTCAAGCTCGCACATTGCTTTTGGATCGATACGAATGGAACCCGTATTTATGATACTTGGGCAAAGTGCAGCCCTTTTGGCAGGAATGGCTTTGGAAGAAGAAACACCAATTCATGCACTTCAGTACGAGGAAATAAAATCAAAACTTGAAGCTGCGGGACAGGTGCTGGAACATCAGGAAATTGAATGA
- a CDS encoding DUF1015 family protein produces MAIIKPFKGLRPQKEIVEELACLPYDVMNSEEAAGMAEGKEKSLLRITKAEIECPGVEDIHSETVYNKAVENFKAFQEKGWLQSDAEAKYYIYAQTMNGVTQYGIVGAAACADYENGIIKKHELTRPEKEEDRMVLTRYLNANIEPVFFAYKAVAEIDAIVENIVKSKAADYDFTAEDGFGHHFWTIDDAGTNAKLEQLFEEKVPFTYVADGHHRTAAAARIGAEKTSQNPNHTGDEEYNYFMAVHFPDNQLQIIDYNRVVTDLNGLSEIDFLAELSKGFDVENMGTEIFKPSALHEFSLYMAGSWYKLTAKEGTYDDNDPIGILDVTILSNQVLDPILDIKDLRTSKRIDFVGGIRGLAELKRRVDSGEMKAAFALYPVSMQQLINIADSGNIMPPKTTWFEPKLRSGLVIHKLD; encoded by the coding sequence ATGGCGATAATAAAACCATTCAAAGGACTTCGTCCTCAAAAAGAAATTGTTGAAGAACTGGCATGTCTTCCTTACGACGTGATGAATTCGGAAGAAGCAGCTGGAATGGCTGAAGGAAAAGAGAAGTCGTTACTTCGTATTACAAAAGCCGAAATTGAATGCCCGGGAGTGGAAGATATTCACTCTGAAACGGTGTATAATAAAGCCGTTGAAAATTTTAAAGCTTTTCAGGAAAAAGGTTGGCTGCAAAGCGATGCTGAGGCCAAATATTATATTTATGCACAAACCATGAATGGTGTTACCCAGTATGGAATTGTAGGTGCCGCAGCTTGTGCCGATTATGAAAACGGCATTATTAAAAAGCACGAACTTACCCGTCCGGAAAAAGAGGAAGACCGCATGGTTTTAACGCGCTATTTGAATGCCAACATCGAACCGGTATTTTTTGCTTATAAAGCCGTGGCTGAAATCGACGCCATTGTTGAGAACATTGTAAAAAGCAAAGCTGCCGATTACGACTTTACTGCCGAAGACGGATTTGGTCACCATTTCTGGACCATCGATGATGCCGGAACAAATGCCAAGCTGGAGCAACTTTTTGAAGAGAAGGTTCCGTTTACTTATGTTGCCGACGGTCACCACAGAACTGCTGCCGCTGCGCGAATTGGTGCCGAAAAAACATCGCAGAATCCAAATCATACAGGCGATGAAGAGTACAACTATTTTATGGCTGTACATTTCCCGGATAACCAATTGCAGATTATCGATTACAACCGTGTAGTAACCGATTTGAATGGTTTGTCGGAAATTGATTTCCTTGCTGAGCTTTCGAAAGGTTTCGATGTAGAGAACATGGGAACTGAGATTTTTAAACCATCAGCATTACACGAGTTTAGTTTGTACATGGCCGGAAGCTGGTACAAATTAACGGCCAAAGAAGGAACTTACGACGATAACGACCCAATTGGAATTCTGGATGTAACTATTCTTTCTAATCAGGTGCTTGATCCGATCCTTGATATTAAAGATCTACGTACGTCAAAACGTATCGATTTTGTTGGAGGTATTCGTGGTTTGGCTGAGCTGAAACGCCGTGTTGATTCCGGCGAAATGAAAGCAGCCTTTGCACTGTACCCGGTTTCCATGCAGCAACTGATTAACATTGCCGACAGTGGAAATATTATGCCACCAAAAACAACCTGGTTCGAACCAAAATTGCGCTCAGGTTTGGTGATTCATAAATTAGACTAA
- a CDS encoding DUF4411 family protein: MKVVIDTSSLLSLVRYYLPFDKENILFDFFKSKIESKEFIILDKVHEECKYTSKGLVVKSLDYLSNKKYRVKTEELLPSNKFFNQVDNQFINRGIINKLDPVEFENRRNAFLNSADVKLILFGLKYNNGLDNYSIVTEETEFSNDNKSFKKLPAICKILDLNVLTLPELLELSEGVDFEIKK; the protein is encoded by the coding sequence ATGAAAGTAGTAATTGATACCAGCTCTTTATTGTCATTGGTACGATACTACTTACCTTTTGACAAGGAAAATATACTCTTTGATTTTTTCAAGTCTAAAATTGAATCTAAAGAGTTCATTATTTTGGACAAAGTCCATGAAGAATGTAAATACACATCAAAAGGGCTTGTTGTAAAATCTTTGGATTATCTTTCAAATAAGAAATATCGTGTAAAAACAGAAGAATTATTACCCTCAAATAAATTTTTCAATCAAGTTGACAATCAATTTATTAATAGAGGTATTATTAATAAACTTGACCCTGTTGAATTTGAAAACAGGCGAAATGCTTTTCTAAATTCTGCTGATGTTAAGCTTATTTTATTTGGATTAAAATATAATAATGGTCTCGACAATTACTCAATCGTAACAGAAGAGACTGAGTTTAGTAACGATAATAAGTCGTTCAAAAAGCTCCCTGCTATTTGCAAAATTCTAGATTTAAATGTTCTAACATTACCAGAACTACTTGAGTTATCGGAAGGTGTCGATTTTGAAATAAAAAAATAA
- a CDS encoding ImmA/IrrE family metallo-endopeptidase translates to MKHLLKLYNISVDELSEKISKGLKNPITDVDLFSPNIKISHLKRIDKFFEKGLYYYLDPKAPETSKEASVFFRKQEFNSELNIGARKIVNEFEEFKISLSAISKLSDLRITRQFKLYKVTDNPKVVAQEIRKYLYPNFTTDLKEFLKALISKFAEYNILVFEFVETWNKKDKANIDGFFLNPNVIVLKRQQTSFRREIFTLIHELGHLLLNEEEIETLDYQYLGRSDISAIERWCNEFAYSFLIGDYYKSIESIEVANSSNDYHFEIIEEVSRRTNLSQIALFTRLLYERKISKADYGKIKTDFYEKFQAKIEADKKKRELEKESGIQQRGSSPQPIKSPLLVSTIQTAFYEGILNEYEVCKRLKIKPDKLDKYIT, encoded by the coding sequence TTGAAGCACTTATTGAAATTATACAATATTTCAGTAGATGAATTATCCGAGAAAATAAGTAAGGGATTAAAAAATCCAATTACTGATGTTGATTTATTTTCACCGAATATTAAAATAAGTCACTTAAAAAGGATTGACAAATTTTTTGAGAAAGGCTTATATTATTATTTAGACCCAAAAGCACCTGAGACATCAAAAGAAGCGAGTGTTTTTTTTAGAAAACAAGAGTTTAATTCAGAGCTAAATATTGGAGCAAGGAAAATTGTTAATGAATTTGAAGAGTTCAAAATCTCATTATCTGCAATTTCCAAATTGTCTGACTTAAGAATTACTCGGCAATTTAAATTATACAAAGTAACAGATAACCCTAAGGTTGTTGCTCAGGAAATCAGGAAATATCTATATCCAAATTTCACTACTGACTTAAAAGAATTTTTAAAAGCATTAATCTCTAAATTTGCAGAATATAATATCCTCGTTTTTGAGTTTGTTGAAACATGGAATAAAAAGGATAAAGCAAACATTGATGGCTTTTTTCTAAATCCAAATGTAATTGTCTTGAAGAGACAGCAAACATCTTTTAGACGCGAAATATTTACATTGATTCATGAATTGGGACACTTGTTACTCAATGAAGAAGAAATTGAAACTTTAGATTACCAATATTTAGGTCGTTCAGACATATCTGCTATTGAGCGATGGTGTAATGAATTTGCTTATAGCTTTTTAATAGGTGATTATTACAAATCTATTGAATCAATAGAAGTAGCCAATTCATCTAACGATTATCATTTTGAAATCATAGAAGAGGTTTCTAGAAGAACTAACCTTAGTCAAATAGCTTTATTTACAAGGTTGCTTTATGAAAGGAAGATATCAAAAGCGGATTATGGTAAAATAAAGACTGATTTCTACGAAAAATTTCAGGCTAAAATTGAAGCAGACAAAAAGAAACGTGAGTTAGAAAAGGAAAGTGGAATTCAGCAAAGAGGCTCATCTCCACAACCAATAAAATCTCCTCTTTTGGTTTCCACAATCCAAACTGCTTTTTACGAAGGAATACTTAATGAATATGAGGTCTGCAAGCGTTTAAAGATAAAGCCCGATAAATTAGATAAGTATATAACATGA